Proteins encoded together in one Variovorax paradoxus EPS window:
- a CDS encoding Fis family transcriptional regulator, whose amino-acid sequence MSKKHIEDCVRTSLDSYFRDLRGTEPDGMYEMLVRVVEKPLLDVVMTRAEGNQSKAAQWLGLNRNTLRKKLVEHKLLK is encoded by the coding sequence ATGAGCAAGAAACACATCGAGGACTGCGTGCGCACCAGTCTGGACAGCTACTTTCGCGACCTGCGCGGCACCGAACCCGACGGCATGTACGAGATGCTCGTGCGCGTGGTCGAGAAGCCGCTGCTCGACGTCGTGATGACGCGCGCCGAAGGCAACCAGTCGAAGGCCGCGCAATGGTTGGGCCTCAACCGAAACACGCTCCGCAAGAAATTGGTCGAGCACAAACTTTTGAAATAA
- a CDS encoding zeta toxin family protein — MSHPKIVIIAGPNGAGKTTFARAFLPEEAQCPRFINADLIAAGLSPFAPEAEAIRAGRLMLEEIAGCVGRQESFAFETTLSGLGYLRHIRSWRASGYHVSLFFLALPTAELAIARVAERVRQGGHRIPEDVIRRRFRAGRQNFDGRYRNAVDVWALYDSAGDAPALIEWKEAS, encoded by the coding sequence ATGAGCCATCCCAAGATCGTCATCATTGCGGGGCCGAACGGCGCGGGCAAAACCACCTTCGCACGCGCTTTTCTGCCGGAAGAGGCGCAATGCCCGCGATTCATCAATGCCGATCTGATCGCGGCCGGCCTTTCCCCTTTTGCGCCGGAAGCCGAAGCAATCAGGGCGGGGCGCCTGATGCTGGAGGAGATTGCCGGTTGCGTGGGCCGCCAAGAGAGCTTCGCATTCGAGACAACGCTGTCGGGGCTTGGTTATCTTCGCCACATCCGCTCATGGCGTGCGTCGGGTTATCACGTCAGCCTTTTCTTTCTGGCGCTACCGACTGCAGAATTGGCTATTGCCCGCGTGGCCGAGCGCGTCAGGCAAGGCGGCCATCGCATTCCTGAGGACGTGATTCGCCGCCGTTTCCGGGCAGGGCGGCAGAATTTCGATGGACGTTATCGCAATGCGGTCGATGTCTGGGCTCTGTATGACAGCGCCGGCGATGCGCCGGCTCTCATTGAATGGAAAGAGGCGTCATGA
- a CDS encoding response regulator: MPIRKILVVDDSKTELVFLTDLLQKNGFAVKTAENADDAMRRLEEDQPDLILMDVVMPGQNGFQLTRAIARDPKYAAIPIILCTSKNQETDRVWGMRQGARDYIVKPVNAADLMSKISALA; this comes from the coding sequence ATGCCTATTCGAAAAATCCTCGTCGTCGACGACTCCAAGACTGAACTGGTGTTTCTGACCGACCTCCTCCAGAAGAACGGCTTCGCCGTGAAGACGGCCGAAAACGCCGACGACGCGATGCGCCGCCTGGAAGAAGACCAGCCCGACCTGATCCTCATGGACGTGGTCATGCCCGGCCAGAACGGCTTCCAGCTCACGCGCGCCATCGCCCGCGACCCGAAGTACGCGGCCATCCCGATCATCCTGTGCACCAGCAAAAACCAGGAAACCGATCGTGTCTGGGGCATGCGCCAGGGCGCACGCGACTACATCGTGAAGCCGGTCAACGCGGCCGATCTGATGTCCAAGATCAGCGCGCTGGCCTGA
- a CDS encoding response regulator has protein sequence MGPNGSGYKVLVIDDSNTIRRSAEIFLKQGGHEVLLAEDGFDALSKVNDHKPHLIFCDILMPRLDGYQTCAIIKRNAHFSKVPVVMLSSKDGVFDKARGRMVGSQDYLTKPFTKDQLLQAVQQFGIVQQEVQ, from the coding sequence ATGGGCCCGAATGGATCAGGTTACAAGGTGCTGGTCATCGATGACAGCAACACCATCCGGCGCAGTGCCGAGATTTTTCTGAAGCAGGGTGGGCACGAGGTTCTTCTGGCGGAAGACGGTTTCGATGCGCTCTCCAAGGTTAACGACCACAAGCCCCATCTGATTTTCTGCGACATCCTCATGCCGCGTCTCGATGGCTACCAGACGTGCGCCATCATCAAGCGCAACGCCCATTTCTCCAAGGTTCCGGTCGTCATGCTGTCTTCGAAAGACGGTGTATTCGACAAGGCCCGCGGCCGCATGGTCGGGTCGCAAGACTACCTGACCAAACCTTTCACCAAAGACCAGCTGCTGCAGGCCGTGCAGCAGTTTGGCATCGTTCAACAGGAAGTGCAGTAA
- the purH gene encoding bifunctional phosphoribosylaminoimidazolecarboxamide formyltransferase/IMP cyclohydrolase, with product MAQTALISVSDKTGILEFAQALHALGIKLLSTGGTAKLLADAGLPVTEVADHTGFPEMLDGRVKTLHPKIHGGLLARRDLPAHVAAIKEHGIDTIDLLIVNLYPFESTVAKPGCTLEDAIENIDIGGPAMVRSAAKNWKDVGVLTDAAQYPVALAELKADGKLSDKTKFAFSVAAFNRIADYDGAISDYLSAIDFDASIGQPAPTRSLFPAQSNGRFVKVQDLRYGENPHQQAAFYRDLYPAPGSLVSARQLQGKELSYNNIADADAAWECVKSFDVPACVIVKHANPCGVAVGKDANEAYAKAFKTDPTSAFGGIIAFNRPVDLATAQAVNKQFVEVLMAPGYTPEALEVFQATKAKLNVRVLEIALPPGGATDWDNGRNLMDVKRVGSGLLMQTADNHELAASDLKVVSKKQPTPQQLQDLLFAWKVAKYVKSNAIVFCSDGMTMGVGAGQMSRLDSARIASIKAEHAGLSLKDTAVASDAFFPFRDGLDVVVDAGASCVIQPGGSMRDQEVIDAADERGVVMVLSGVRHFRH from the coding sequence ATGGCTCAGACCGCACTCATCTCCGTTTCCGACAAGACCGGCATCCTCGAATTCGCCCAAGCACTGCATGCCCTGGGCATCAAGCTGCTGTCCACCGGCGGCACCGCCAAGCTGCTGGCCGATGCCGGCCTGCCGGTGACCGAAGTCGCCGACCACACGGGCTTTCCCGAAATGCTCGACGGCCGCGTGAAGACGCTGCACCCCAAGATCCACGGCGGCCTGCTCGCGCGGCGCGACCTGCCCGCGCACGTGGCGGCGATCAAGGAACACGGCATCGACACCATCGACCTCCTGATCGTCAACCTCTACCCGTTCGAGTCGACCGTGGCCAAGCCCGGCTGCACGCTGGAGGACGCGATCGAGAACATCGACATCGGTGGCCCGGCCATGGTGCGCAGCGCGGCCAAGAACTGGAAGGACGTGGGCGTGCTCACCGATGCGGCGCAGTACCCCGTGGCGCTCGCCGAACTCAAGGCCGACGGCAAGCTCAGCGACAAGACCAAGTTCGCGTTCTCGGTGGCCGCATTCAACCGCATCGCCGACTACGACGGCGCGATCAGCGACTACCTCTCGGCCATCGACTTCGACGCCAGCATCGGCCAGCCCGCGCCGACGCGTTCGCTCTTCCCTGCGCAGAGCAATGGCCGCTTCGTGAAGGTGCAGGACCTGCGCTACGGCGAGAACCCGCACCAGCAGGCCGCGTTCTACCGCGACCTCTATCCCGCGCCCGGCTCGCTCGTCTCGGCCAGGCAACTGCAAGGCAAGGAGCTCAGCTACAACAACATCGCCGATGCCGACGCGGCGTGGGAATGCGTCAAGAGCTTCGACGTGCCGGCCTGCGTGATCGTCAAGCACGCCAACCCCTGCGGCGTGGCCGTGGGCAAGGACGCGAACGAGGCCTACGCCAAGGCCTTCAAGACAGACCCGACCTCGGCCTTCGGCGGCATCATCGCCTTCAACCGGCCGGTCGACCTGGCCACCGCGCAGGCCGTCAACAAGCAGTTCGTCGAAGTGCTGATGGCGCCGGGCTACACGCCCGAGGCGCTCGAAGTGTTCCAGGCCACCAAGGCCAAGCTCAACGTGCGCGTGCTCGAGATCGCGCTGCCGCCGGGCGGCGCCACCGACTGGGACAACGGCCGCAACCTGATGGATGTGAAGCGTGTCGGCTCGGGCCTGCTCATGCAGACCGCCGACAACCACGAGCTCGCCGCGAGCGACCTCAAGGTGGTCAGCAAGAAGCAGCCCACGCCGCAGCAACTGCAGGACCTGCTGTTCGCATGGAAGGTCGCGAAGTACGTGAAGAGCAACGCGATCGTGTTCTGTTCCGACGGCATGACGATGGGCGTCGGCGCGGGCCAGATGAGCCGCCTAGACTCGGCCCGCATCGCGAGCATCAAGGCCGAGCACGCGGGCCTGTCGCTGAAAGACACGGCCGTGGCGAGCGATGCCTTCTTCCCGTTCCGCGACGGCCTCGATGTGGTGGTGGATGCGGGCGCGAGCTGCGTCATTCAGCCGGGCGGCTCGATGCGCGACCAGGAAGTGATCGATGCCGCCGATGAGCGCGGCGTCGTGATGGTGCTGTCAGGCGTGCGTCACTTCCGGCATTGA
- a CDS encoding rubredoxin has translation MNTKTWMCLICGWIYDEAVGVPEDGIAAGTAWADVPMNWTCPECGARKEDFEMVEI, from the coding sequence ATGAATACGAAAACTTGGATGTGCCTGATTTGTGGGTGGATCTATGACGAAGCGGTTGGTGTACCGGAAGACGGGATCGCGGCAGGCACGGCCTGGGCCGATGTTCCGATGAACTGGACCTGTCCTGAGTGCGGTGCACGCAAGGAAGACTTCGAAATGGTTGAAATCTGA
- the dusB gene encoding tRNA dihydrouridine synthase DusB, with protein MTLQIGTHTLENRLFAAPMAGVTDRPFRMLCRELGAGYAVSEMVTSRKELWGTLKTSRRANHDGEPGPIAVQIAGTDAAMMAEATVYNIERGAQIIDINMGCPAKKVCNKWAGSALMRDEPLALEIVQAVVDAAQPFNVPVTLKMRTGWSEDNRNAVKLARDFESAGVQMLTVHGRTREQGYKGHAEYDTIAAVKAAVRVPVVANGDINSPEKARDVLAATGADAVMIGRAAQGRPWIFREIAHFLETGTHRAPPLVAEVRRLLLDHLVEHYALYGDFSGVRTARKHIGWYVRTLPDGEAFRGRMNTIEDCAEQLRAVGDYFDGLADRMDRMPAHQAAEELSGEEEAACAVD; from the coding sequence ATGACCTTGCAGATCGGCACCCACACGCTGGAAAACCGCCTGTTCGCCGCGCCCATGGCCGGCGTGACGGACCGGCCCTTCCGCATGCTGTGCCGCGAACTCGGTGCGGGCTATGCGGTCAGCGAGATGGTCACCTCGCGCAAGGAACTCTGGGGCACGCTCAAGACATCGCGCCGCGCGAATCACGACGGCGAACCGGGCCCCATCGCGGTGCAGATTGCCGGCACCGATGCGGCCATGATGGCCGAGGCCACGGTCTACAACATCGAGCGCGGCGCGCAGATCATCGACATCAACATGGGTTGCCCGGCCAAGAAGGTCTGCAACAAGTGGGCGGGTTCGGCGCTGATGCGCGACGAGCCGCTGGCACTTGAAATCGTGCAGGCCGTGGTCGATGCGGCGCAACCGTTCAACGTGCCGGTCACGCTCAAGATGCGTACCGGCTGGAGCGAAGACAACCGCAATGCGGTGAAGCTCGCGCGCGATTTCGAATCGGCCGGCGTGCAGATGCTCACCGTGCACGGCCGCACGCGCGAGCAAGGCTACAAGGGCCACGCCGAGTACGACACCATCGCGGCAGTGAAGGCCGCGGTGCGCGTGCCGGTGGTGGCCAATGGCGACATCAATTCGCCCGAGAAGGCGCGCGACGTGCTCGCGGCCACCGGTGCCGACGCGGTGATGATCGGCCGCGCGGCACAGGGCCGGCCCTGGATCTTTCGCGAGATCGCGCACTTCCTGGAGACCGGCACGCACCGCGCGCCGCCGCTGGTCGCCGAGGTGCGCCGCCTGTTGCTCGATCACCTGGTGGAGCACTACGCGCTCTACGGCGATTTCAGCGGCGTGCGCACCGCGCGCAAGCACATCGGCTGGTACGTGCGCACGCTCCCCGACGGCGAAGCGTTCCGCGGCCGTATGAACACCATCGAGGACTGCGCCGAACAGCTGCGCGCGGTCGGTGACTATTTCGACGGGCTTGCGGACCGCATGGACCGCATGCCCGCCCACCAGGCGGCCGAAGAGCTGTCCGGTGAAGAGGAGGCGGCCTGCGCCGTCGATTGA
- the ychF gene encoding redox-regulated ATPase YchF — translation MSLQCGIVGLPNVGKSTLFNALTKAGIAAENYPFCTIEPNVGVVEVPDPRLAQLSAIVNPERVVPAIVEFVDIAGLVAGASTGEGLGNKFLAHIRETDATVNVVRCFDDENVIHVAGKVDPISDIEVIQTELCLADLATVEKALHRHTKVARSGDKDAQKLVGLLERCQAALNENTPVRALEFTKEEQPLVKSFTLITAKPAMFVGNVAEDGFENNPYLDRLREYAAKQGAPVVAICAKIEADLAEMDDEDKKMFLAEIGQDEPGLNRLIRAAFKLLGLQTYFTAGVKEVRAWTIHIGDTGPQAAGVIHGDFEKGYIRAQTIAFDDYISFKGEQGAKDAGKMRSEGKEYVVKDGDVMNFLFSS, via the coding sequence ATGAGTTTGCAATGCGGCATCGTCGGCCTGCCCAACGTCGGTAAATCCACCCTTTTCAATGCGTTGACCAAGGCCGGCATCGCAGCGGAAAACTATCCGTTCTGCACCATCGAGCCCAATGTGGGCGTGGTGGAAGTGCCCGATCCGCGGCTCGCCCAGCTGAGTGCGATCGTGAATCCCGAGCGCGTGGTGCCCGCCATCGTCGAATTCGTCGACATCGCCGGCCTCGTGGCAGGTGCCAGCACCGGCGAGGGCCTGGGCAACAAGTTCCTGGCGCACATCCGCGAAACCGACGCCACCGTCAACGTGGTGCGCTGCTTCGATGACGAAAACGTGATCCACGTGGCCGGCAAGGTCGACCCGATCTCCGACATCGAAGTGATCCAGACCGAGCTCTGCCTGGCCGACCTTGCCACGGTCGAGAAGGCGCTGCATCGCCACACCAAGGTGGCGCGCTCGGGCGACAAGGACGCGCAGAAGCTCGTCGGCCTGCTCGAACGCTGCCAGGCCGCGCTGAACGAGAACACGCCGGTGCGCGCGCTCGAGTTCACCAAGGAAGAGCAGCCGCTGGTCAAGAGCTTCACGCTCATCACCGCCAAGCCTGCGATGTTCGTGGGCAACGTGGCCGAAGACGGCTTCGAGAACAACCCGTACCTGGACCGCCTGCGCGAATACGCCGCCAAGCAGGGCGCCCCCGTGGTCGCCATCTGCGCCAAGATCGAAGCCGACCTCGCCGAGATGGACGACGAGGACAAGAAGATGTTCCTCGCCGAAATCGGCCAGGACGAGCCGGGCCTGAACCGCCTGATCCGCGCGGCCTTCAAGCTCTTGGGCTTGCAGACGTATTTCACCGCCGGCGTGAAGGAAGTGCGCGCCTGGACCATCCACATCGGCGACACCGGTCCGCAGGCGGCTGGCGTGATCCACGGCGATTTCGAGAAGGGCTACATCCGCGCCCAGACCATCGCGTTCGACGACTACATCTCCTTCAAGGGCGAGCAGGGCGCGAAGGACGCGGGAAAGATGCGGTCGGAAGGCAAGGAATACGTCGTGAAGGATGGCGACGTGATGAACTTCCTGTTCAGTTCTTGA
- a CDS encoding trypsin-like peptidase domain-containing protein has protein sequence MKNSLQSWSWKPLAAGLWLGALASHTWALQPEEIFRKASPAVWTVKGDQGNNKTSVGSAVAVTPAALATACHVVNGAMSATVTQGQATIKIKSILRDPDPSRDLCVLMTETPLQLPAVQIAPVEGLRVGQRVFAIGSPHGLELTLSEGLISALRPRSQGQLPIIQTSAPVSSGSSGGGLFDEEGRLVGVTDSVAPGGANLGFAYPAQWVMELPQRVIAEMTKWRELLKNVGVTLGPDGEPTPSGHADLADEAGLPVVGADPAQIRVAYRQFLLQARPRAFLITSDNKFGTATNSAALTEHLRGCAERKVVCAAYAVDNTVVWGKQQPAK, from the coding sequence ATGAAAAACTCCCTGCAGTCCTGGTCTTGGAAGCCCCTCGCAGCCGGCCTCTGGCTCGGCGCCCTGGCTTCGCACACGTGGGCGCTGCAACCCGAGGAAATCTTTCGCAAGGCATCGCCCGCGGTCTGGACCGTCAAGGGCGACCAGGGCAACAACAAGACCAGCGTCGGCAGCGCGGTGGCGGTCACGCCCGCGGCGCTGGCCACGGCCTGCCATGTGGTGAACGGCGCCATGTCGGCCACCGTGACGCAGGGCCAGGCCACCATCAAGATCAAGAGCATCCTGCGCGACCCCGATCCGTCTCGCGACCTGTGCGTGCTGATGACGGAAACGCCGCTGCAGTTGCCCGCCGTGCAGATCGCGCCAGTCGAAGGTTTGCGCGTCGGCCAGCGCGTGTTCGCCATCGGCAGCCCGCACGGACTCGAACTCACATTGAGCGAAGGTCTGATCTCCGCCTTGCGGCCCCGCTCGCAAGGCCAGTTGCCGATCATCCAGACCTCCGCGCCGGTGTCTTCGGGCTCGAGCGGCGGCGGGTTGTTCGATGAAGAAGGCCGGCTCGTCGGCGTCACCGACAGCGTGGCGCCCGGCGGCGCGAATCTCGGCTTTGCCTATCCGGCGCAGTGGGTGATGGAACTGCCGCAGCGCGTGATCGCGGAGATGACGAAGTGGCGCGAGCTGCTGAAGAACGTCGGCGTGACGCTCGGCCCCGACGGAGAACCCACGCCTTCAGGCCACGCCGACCTGGCCGATGAAGCCGGCCTGCCGGTCGTCGGCGCCGACCCCGCGCAGATCCGCGTCGCGTACCGCCAGTTCCTGCTGCAGGCGCGGCCGCGAGCATTTCTGATCACGAGCGACAACAAGTTCGGCACGGCCACCAACTCGGCTGCGCTGACCGAGCATCTCAGGGGATGTGCGGAACGCAAGGTGGTGTGTGCCGCTTATGCGGTGGACAACACGGTGGTGTGGGGCAAGCAGCAGCCCGCGAAGTAA
- a CDS encoding glutathione S-transferase, translated as MLTVHHLNNSRSQRVLWLLEELELPYEIAHYQRDAQTMLAPASLKAIHPLGKSPVVTTDDGLTLAESGAIIETVIERYGHGRLAPAAGTPEALRYRYWMHFAEGTAMSPLLLKLIFDRIETTKMPFFAKPIAKAIAAKTKGAFINPNIASHLSYMESELGKSEWFAGDEFSGADIQMSFVIEAAQARGGLDAKRPKLMAYLERIHARAAYKRALERGGPYGLLS; from the coding sequence ATGCTCACCGTTCACCACCTCAACAATTCGCGCTCGCAGCGCGTGCTCTGGCTGCTCGAAGAGCTCGAACTGCCGTACGAGATCGCTCACTACCAGCGCGATGCGCAAACCATGTTGGCGCCCGCTTCGCTCAAAGCCATTCACCCGCTTGGCAAGTCGCCTGTGGTGACGACCGACGACGGCCTCACGCTCGCGGAGTCGGGCGCGATCATCGAGACGGTGATCGAGCGCTACGGCCACGGCCGCCTCGCGCCCGCGGCCGGCACGCCGGAGGCTTTGCGCTACCGCTACTGGATGCATTTCGCCGAAGGCACGGCGATGTCGCCGCTTCTGCTCAAGCTGATCTTCGACCGCATCGAGACGACGAAGATGCCCTTCTTCGCGAAGCCCATCGCCAAGGCCATCGCGGCCAAGACCAAAGGCGCTTTCATCAACCCGAACATCGCGAGCCATCTGAGCTACATGGAGTCCGAACTCGGCAAGAGCGAATGGTTCGCCGGCGATGAATTCAGCGGCGCCGATATCCAGATGAGTTTCGTGATCGAAGCTGCGCAGGCGCGCGGCGGGCTCGATGCGAAGCGGCCGAAGCTGATGGCGTACCTGGAGCGCATCCACGCGCGTGCGGCCTACAAGCGTGCGCTGGAGCGCGGCGGTCCCTACGGCCTGTTGAGCTGA
- the hemL gene encoding glutamate-1-semialdehyde 2,1-aminomutase, whose translation MHTPDKNDILFERARAVIPGGVNSPVRAFKAVGGTPRFIQRAQGAYFWDANGKRYIDYIGSWGPMILGHGHPAVVEAVQKAVLEGFSYGAPTEREIELAEAILALVPSMEMVRLVSSGTEAAMSALRLARGATGRKSIIKFEGCYHGHADALLVKAGSGLATFGNPTSAGVPPEVVQHTIVLEYNNLQQLEEAFSLHGNDIACLMIEAIAGNMNFVRATPEFAKRCRELCTQHGALLIFDEVMTGFRVGLHGAQGVLGIKPDLTVLGKVIGGGMPLAAFGGPRAIMEQLAPQGPVYQAGTLSGNPVATACGLATLKEIAKPGFYEALGKKTRSLVDGLKAAAAAEGRPFNADSEGGMFGFFLMKDLPQNYATVMTTDNAKFNALFHGLLDRGVYIAPALYEAGFVSAAHGEDDIAATIEAAREIFKTP comes from the coding sequence ATGCATACCCCTGACAAAAACGACATTCTTTTCGAGCGCGCCCGCGCCGTGATCCCCGGCGGCGTGAACTCGCCCGTGCGCGCCTTCAAGGCCGTCGGCGGCACGCCGCGCTTCATCCAGCGCGCCCAAGGCGCCTATTTCTGGGACGCCAACGGCAAGCGCTACATCGACTACATCGGCTCCTGGGGTCCGATGATCCTGGGCCATGGCCACCCCGCCGTGGTCGAGGCGGTGCAGAAGGCCGTGCTCGAAGGCTTCTCGTACGGCGCCCCCACCGAGCGTGAGATCGAACTGGCCGAGGCCATCCTCGCGCTGGTGCCCTCCATGGAAATGGTGCGGCTCGTGAGCTCGGGCACCGAGGCCGCGATGAGCGCCCTGCGCCTGGCGCGCGGCGCCACCGGCCGCAAGAGCATCATCAAGTTCGAAGGCTGCTACCACGGCCATGCCGACGCGCTGCTCGTGAAGGCCGGCTCCGGCCTCGCCACCTTCGGCAACCCGACCTCGGCCGGCGTGCCGCCCGAGGTGGTGCAGCACACCATCGTGCTCGAGTACAACAACCTGCAGCAGCTCGAAGAGGCCTTCTCGCTGCACGGCAACGACATCGCCTGCCTGATGATCGAGGCCATCGCCGGCAACATGAACTTCGTGCGCGCCACGCCCGAATTCGCCAAGCGCTGCCGCGAGCTCTGCACGCAGCATGGCGCGCTGCTGATCTTCGACGAGGTGATGACCGGTTTTCGCGTCGGCCTGCACGGCGCGCAGGGCGTGCTCGGCATCAAGCCCGACCTCACGGTGCTCGGCAAGGTCATCGGCGGCGGCATGCCGCTCGCAGCCTTCGGCGGTCCGCGCGCCATCATGGAACAGCTCGCGCCGCAGGGGCCGGTCTACCAGGCCGGCACGCTGTCGGGCAATCCGGTGGCCACGGCCTGCGGGCTCGCCACGCTGAAGGAAATTGCCAAGCCCGGCTTCTACGAGGCACTCGGCAAGAAGACGCGCTCGCTGGTCGATGGCCTGAAGGCCGCGGCAGCCGCCGAAGGCCGGCCCTTCAACGCCGACAGCGAAGGCGGCATGTTCGGCTTCTTCCTCATGAAGGACCTGCCGCAAAACTATGCCACCGTGATGACAACCGACAACGCGAAATTCAATGCGTTGTTTCATGGTTTGCTCGATCGCGGCGTGTATATTGCCCCCGCGCTCTACGAAGCAGGCTTCGTGAGCGCAGCGCACGGGGAGGACGACATCGCAGCCACCATAGAAGCGGCACGAGAGATTTTCAAAACGCCCTAG
- the thiD gene encoding bifunctional hydroxymethylpyrimidine kinase/phosphomethylpyrimidine kinase, with product MTIYLLPADNARKPGDLNDPSQDAEALAERDLNPPCVLVFNASDPSGAGGLGADALAMASVGAHILPVVTGAYARDTAEIFDHFAFDEEAIAEQARAILEDVEVQLIKVGFVGTPDALSTIAETASDYPEVPVVAYMPNLSWWDENQIEAYLDAFRELVLPQTTVLVGNHSTLWRWLLPDWSGERAPGARDIAKAAGEFGVPYTLVTGMVLPDQFIDNVLASPQSVLANEKYERLEAVFAGAGDTLSAALAALLASGTDLVAATSEALAYMDRCLDAGFRPGMGHVLPDRLFWAEPEDDEEDDDPDAPQDFALPPHDTRH from the coding sequence ATGACCATCTACTTACTTCCAGCAGACAACGCCCGCAAACCGGGCGATCTTAACGACCCCTCGCAGGACGCCGAAGCGCTCGCCGAACGCGACCTGAATCCGCCCTGCGTGCTGGTCTTCAATGCCAGCGACCCGAGCGGTGCCGGCGGCCTGGGCGCCGACGCCCTCGCCATGGCGTCGGTGGGCGCACACATTCTGCCCGTGGTCACCGGCGCCTACGCCCGGGACACGGCCGAGATATTCGACCATTTCGCGTTCGACGAGGAGGCCATCGCCGAGCAGGCGCGGGCCATCCTGGAGGACGTGGAAGTCCAGCTGATCAAGGTGGGTTTCGTCGGAACGCCCGACGCCCTGAGCACGATCGCCGAGACCGCCTCCGACTACCCGGAAGTGCCCGTGGTGGCCTACATGCCCAACCTTTCCTGGTGGGACGAGAACCAGATCGAGGCCTATCTGGACGCGTTTCGCGAGCTCGTTTTGCCCCAGACGACAGTGTTGGTTGGAAACCACAGTACGCTCTGGCGCTGGCTGCTTCCGGACTGGAGCGGCGAGCGGGCGCCCGGTGCGCGCGACATCGCCAAGGCCGCCGGAGAGTTCGGCGTGCCCTACACGCTGGTCACCGGCATGGTGCTGCCCGACCAGTTCATCGACAACGTGCTGGCCTCGCCGCAGTCGGTTCTCGCCAATGAGAAGTACGAGCGGCTCGAAGCGGTTTTCGCCGGCGCGGGCGACACGCTCTCGGCGGCGCTGGCCGCCCTGCTCGCGAGCGGCACCGACCTCGTGGCCGCGACGAGCGAAGCCCTCGCCTACATGGACCGGTGCCTGGACGCGGGTTTCCGCCCCGGCATGGGCCACGTGCTGCCCGATCGCCTGTTCTGGGCCGAGCCCGAGGACGACGAAGAAGACGACGACCCCGACGCGCCCCAAGACTTCGCCCTCCCCCCTCACGACACCCGACACTGA
- a CDS encoding YqaA family protein → MQAWLDSLMALLALPQYGLSTLFVAAFVSATLLPVGSEPFLFGLLKLNPDMFWPAIAVATIGNTLGGAVDWWMGYGAHKVADKYSHSKHHVRVLGWLERLGPKACLLSWLPLVGDPLCAVAGWLKLPFWPCLGYMAIGKFLRYVTMTVALLYVFPS, encoded by the coding sequence ATGCAAGCCTGGCTCGACTCCCTCATGGCGCTTCTGGCGCTGCCGCAGTACGGCCTCTCGACGCTGTTCGTCGCCGCCTTCGTCTCGGCCACGCTCTTGCCCGTCGGCTCCGAGCCTTTTCTCTTCGGCCTGCTGAAGCTCAACCCGGACATGTTCTGGCCGGCGATCGCGGTGGCGACCATCGGCAACACGCTGGGCGGCGCGGTCGACTGGTGGATGGGCTACGGCGCGCACAAGGTCGCTGACAAATACTCGCACTCGAAACACCATGTGCGCGTGCTCGGGTGGCTCGAAAGGCTGGGGCCGAAGGCGTGCCTCTTGAGCTGGCTGCCGCTGGTGGGCGATCCGCTGTGCGCGGTCGCGGGCTGGCTCAAGCTGCCGTTCTGGCCGTGCCTCGGCTACATGGCCATCGGGAAGTTCCTGCGCTACGTCACGATGACGGTCGCGCTGCTGTACGTCTTCCCGTCCTGA